The Candidatus Zixiibacteriota bacterium sequence CATCGATCGGGACAATCGTGTTGGAGCCCGCGTCCTGATAGCTCTCTCCGGCAGAGCTGGTGAAGAAATATTTTGAATTAAAGACCGGCAGGAGGTCGCGGCGGGTGAGCGAGCCGGGCCGGGCCTTGTCGGATTTATCGCCCCTGACGTTTGACACAAAGCCGGTGCCATTGGAGGAGCCGTAGGCCGCGCAGTTGCGGATCGGAACGAGACGGCCCTGCATCCAGATGATCTGAGAATGACCCCAGTCATGGCGCTGCTTGTCCGAATCGTTCTTGTTCGAAAGGTCTTGCCGGCTGGTTCTGTGGCCGATGCCGACAAAGCCATCGATATACCCCGTTTCATTGCCGCTCTCAGTGAATATGCCCGAGCCCCACATATTGACCGACGCGCAGTTGAGCGAGTCGACGTTCGAGTTGTGGATCGCGATGCCGAGCGAAAACGCATCGTGGCAGACAAGGCCCTCGGTCCAGATATTGGCGCCGTCCGGGCCGGAGGCGTGGATATGGAACGAATAACGACCCTTGATCGAGTCGGTTGCGAGAACGCCCGACCCGCCTTGACTTGGGTGGTTCGGATGGTCTGTGAAATCCCACGACAGCGTGCGCTTGTCAGTGCGGCCGAGCCATGCGAACTCGGCGTAGCGCCAGTCGTGATCGTCGGAGAACATCATCATCACGTGGCCGCGCTCATGCACCGCCGCACCAGGCGGCGACTCGAACACGATGTTGCGGGTCTGGTTGACGATGTGGATGTCGGAGAACGAGCTGTCCGCGTTGACGGTGTGATCGTATATAAGGGCCGTGGTCCACGACACCGTCGCGCCGTCGATTGCGGTGATGGCGCGCGTTTCCGTTTGGTGGATCGGCGTCGATACGGGGTTGTTGCCCCACGCGGTTGGGCGCACCAGATGCGTCGGCGGAATGGCGATGATGTCGCCGACGTTCCACCCGGTCGGCGCAGATGCGAGCGTTAGCGACGTTGCGCCAACCCCGACCGCAACGCCGTTGGTCAGAGCCCACGGCGTTTTTTCAATGCCATGGACCCTAGACCGGCCCATGAACATAATCCCTTTGGTCTGCATGCGCGGATCGGCCGAAACGTCGATGGTCGATTGCGGGAATTCCCAGTTGAACTGCCCGGTGAAGGGCCGCGTTGTGTCGCCGATCCAGAACCGCGCGCTGCGGTCGCCCATGAGAGTGTCGACGGTAATCCTAACCGTGGCGTCTTCCTTGACGCCGAAAAACCCGTCCGCCCATATCAGCGACCCGGCCGTCATTTCTATGTCGCTCTGCACCCAGACATTCACGCCGTCCGGGATCAGCACAACATCGTCAGCGGCAGGAACAGAGCCGCCCCATGTGGCGGGGTCGTCGAACCAGCCGTCCTGCGCCGCCGTATGGGTGAACGTGGCGCCCATTTTGATCGCCATCATGGCGTCGGCGTCGGCCAAGAATCCTGCCTGCTGGATATTGCGGGCGCTGACGGACAATTCGAGCGGAACGGCGGTAGGGCCAGCCGCGAAGTCCGGCATGGCAGGCAGCGCCGGAAACGCCGACGCGCCGCTGCGGCGCGCGGGCCG is a genomic window containing:
- a CDS encoding G8 domain-containing protein, producing the protein MRRSDSGRPARRSGASAFPALPAMPDFAAGPTAVPLELSVSARNIQQAGFLADADAMMAIKMGATFTHTAAQDGWFDDPATWGGSVPAADDVVLIPDGVNVWVQSDIEMTAGSLIWADGFFGVKEDATVRITVDTLMGDRSARFWIGDTTRPFTGQFNWEFPQSTIDVSADPRMQTKGIMFMGRSRVHGIEKTPWALTNGVAVGVGATSLTLASAPTGWNVGDIIAIPPTHLVRPTAWGNNPVSTPIHQTETRAITAIDGATVSWTTALIYDHTVNADSSFSDIHIVNQTRNIVFESPPGAAVHERGHVMMMFSDDHDWRYAEFAWLGRTDKRTLSWDFTDHPNHPSQGGSGVLATDSIKGRYSFHIHASGPDGANIWTEGLVCHDAFSLGIAIHNSNVDSLNCASVNMWGSGIFTESGNETGYIDGFVGIGHRTSRQDLSNKNDSDKQRHDWGHSQIIWMQGRLVPIRNCAAYGSSNGTGFVSNVRGDKSDKARPGSLTRRDLLPVFNSKYFFTSSAGESYQDAGSNTIVPIDVDGVRIVACLIGSMVIKAASQQDHYDYSNFSNIKCSNVIRAIYFEYTGRYFCDGLEAVYDEDGAAGFGEQFEIGIHIGIEAFQFTIKEPYAVGFVNAVKFDHLTVPVEDAIDRRLIPDADWHNIILGDVTGSASSDLVHAAFDTGANVDKDRYIALGELVNDASYPLFVGDRVDIPNTKAVFDATQVWDPVANDPTTMLRWSGTVTDSAGTYTVPAGRDLSRFDNPSLWGTLRDKDFSLQNGFWVEDGTGDIFTEMTMIVTDRCTRVRKDRILRVYFDHGAISNDPRPSPPVSPWITGPWVNNGTKA